From Gottschalkiaceae bacterium SANA:
GAATCTTTGTTTCGGCCTCCCATTGGCTGGAAGGCGTATTTAGTGTACGCCATAGTAAAAGATCAAAGCCCTTGGCTTCTTCCATAAAGTTGGAACTGTAGATATCAAGAAAACCATAGGGAATTTTATTATTCTTCAGAAAGCGTTCAAATTTTGGCCAATACATATATACTTCAAACGACTCGCCTAGTTCTTTAACCAAAGCAACACGCGGCTTCTTCATTCCTTGGGGCCAATCCATCAAAAGATCTGGCGCAGTCATAAGCAGTTTTCTTTCCGTCTCAACCGTATGTCTTTGTTTCTCGATAAACCGCCGATAAAAGACTTCAACAAAGGGGAGCTTGCGAACGGCATACCGAAACTGTTTGTAAAACAATTGATTCATTCTGAACGCTCCTCTCCATTTATTCTTCAAGATAAAGGGATTCCCACTGGTTTACAATGGCGGAAAGTGAATAATTTCCAACTACATGCTGACGTGATTTTCTACCCATTTCTTCCCGTAACTCGAGGGGAACCGCCATCATTCGAATCATGGATGCGCTAAGCTGCTTGGAATTCGAGACCAAAAAACCATATTCTTCCTCTTTGATCAATTCTGCCACACCGCCAACATCCATGGCAACAACAGGCAATTCAGCACATGCAGCCTCCATTAACACATTGGGCAGCCCTTCCCATAAAGAGGAAAGTACGTAGCCATCTACTAAGCTTAAAAGATCTGCAATATCTTTACGAATTCCAAGAAATTCCACATACTTGCTGAGCCCATGCTCAAGCACATAACTTTCACACAATTGACGTAGAGGACCATCCCCCGCAAGAAGCAGTCGTGCCCTTGGCTGATTCTCAACCACAAGTCGGAAATTTTCCAAAAGCCCCATAAAGTTTTTCTGGGGGTCAAAACGCCCAATCGATATCCATACAAAGTTATCAATCGAAAGGCCCAATTTTTCGCGTAGCACTTGTCGTGACTCGCCACTTCTTTTATAAAAGCCTGTTGGGTCAATCCCATTAACAATGACCCCCGCCTTTTGTGGCTTCAAGAGTTTGTCTTTCACCATACGTTCTGCAGAGATGCGGCTGTTCATAATTGACAAATCAACCAAGCCATCCGTGGTTTTTACCAACCATTCCCTTCTCTTTCCACCAAAATGAATATTGCGAATGGAAGAAATGATACGTGGGACGCCAGCCATATGGCCAACAAATCGTCCAAGGATATTTGCATGATACAAAAATGTAGACAGCAAGTCCGGTTGAAATTCGCATAATATGCGATACAAGCGGTACGTTCCTCGGAAATAAGATATTCCTTTTGTCATATTCAAATAATAGACCTGTATCCCCAATGATTCAATCAATGCGCCCACTTCATCAAAGGGACGCATTGAAATCACAATGACTTCTATTTTCTCTCTATTGAGCATGGATAGAATTCGGTAGACTTGCATCTCGGCACCGCCAACCCTAACACTTGTAAGTAATATCGCAACCTTCATTCTTTTCTCCAATCTCTTCAAGTGCCAACAACTTCATCCACTTATTCCGGTCTTTCATTTGCTTACAACTTGATCCAACTTCCCAACAATTCATCATAATATTCGGGACTAAAACGTTCAAAGCCAGATCCAGGGTGAAAGGTTAACTCGCCAAAATAAATTCGGCCACTCACTTCATAAAAATCGACACGCACAAAGCGAAAACCTTCCGCCAAAATTTCTGCCAAACGGATCATCGCCAAGTAATTTTTTGGTTTTTCAATGATAGCATTGCTATTCTTATAGTGACGTTCAAATGGCATCCGATTCCAATCGAGATCAAAAAAATCGACTTTCAAACCACTTGCCTGCTTTCGTTCTGAGCAGACAAAGGAACATTTAACCTTTCCATTGAAACACATGAACTTGTAATCAGGCACAGAATCCGTATGGGGTTCAATCAAGAGCCTTTCACAAATAAGGCGCGGCTGAACATGTTTGTACTGCCACTCTCTTCCGCCGTAATAGTAGTTTCTTTTCAAGCTTCTCTTTAACTTCTTGCTTACCTTTTTTGTGTCGAAACTTTGTCTAGAGTGACAAATAAATACACCACCGGAATCATGGCTACACTTCAGTACATATTGATCTGGCAAGGCATCAAAATCGATTTGATCAAGGGCCTCATAAACCCCAATGAGCGGCACCAAATACTCCGAACCAATTTTATCCGCAACCCAAGATCTCACCTCATACTTGTCCACCAATTGCGTATGAAGCTTGTTATGCTCATGAATCTTCAACCATTGTATTTTTTCATTAAATCCTTTTGGATCATTCAAATTTAATTTTTTTCCAACTTTCAATCGGTATTTGATTTTTAAATAGCTTTCATCTGACATCAATCGGAACAAGGGATTTTGAAATGCCAAATTAACCAGCATACGAGCTTTACTTGGCCACTTGAATATCTTACCTATCATTCTTCACCTCTTTATTTCAATCCTTGATCATCTTGACCCATCAAACAATCCAAGTAAACCTTTTCCATAGAATCGACGATAACAGCTAGGCTGTATTGTTGTACCCGACTCAAATTTTGCAAACCAAACTGCCTGCATAGGTCTGAAGAGGCATGCAAGTTTTCAATTGCAGTGACAAAACAATCGACGTCATCAATGTCACAAACATAACCATTCTCACCATCTGTTACCAAATCGCGGTTTCCCCTGCAGTCAGTTACAACCAAGGGCAAAGCCGTCGCCATGGCCTCCATTACATTGACAGGCAAACCTTCTTGTCTTGATGCAGATACAGCAACATCTGCTAAAAGCATCAGCTTGTCGACATCATCACGAAAGCCTAAAATCTTCACTTGATCATCAACACCCAAATCAGCAATCATTTTTTCATATTCAGACTGTAACTGACCTCTTCCAGCCAATAAGATCACCAGCTTGGGAATTTGACTCTTCAATTCATTTGCAGCCTTTATAAGCAGGTCTTGATGCTTTCGATACGTGAACTCGCCTGCATAGACTAAAATAAAAGCTTCATCCTCAAAGCCATATTGCCGACGCAAGCCAGCTTTCTTGTCGGGCGTTTGCCAAGTAAAACGGTTGAAGTCTACACCCACCCCGGGCACATATACAATTTTCTTGGCCTTAAATCCTCGATTCACCGCATTTCTATAATCTTCTTGATTAATGGTAATTAGACAGTCCGTTAAATGAGCCAAGTACTTTTCTATGGGGTAATAAAGCTTCCAATTAATCCATTTGGCCCCTTTAAAGAAATGAAAACCATGGGCTGTATAAACCATCTTTGTGCCCCGTCTATGGGCCTTTCTTCCCGCCAATCGACCCAATACCCCGCCCATAGGCGTGTGGCAGTGAATAATTTCATAATCATTTCTATCCATAATCCGCTTTAGTTTTAAATAGGAAAGTAGATTGTTGGGCTTAAAAGGAGACCGGCTAAAAGGAATCTCATGGAAGTGATCACAATAAGGAATCACACAGTCCTCTCGATTTTCATAATCATTTCTCGCGCAGACATGCACTTCATAACCCTTCCTTTTAAACCATTCCAAGTAGGGAATGTGGAAAGGCATAATATGTGTTTTTACAACAGTTGCAACAAAAAGGACCTTCTTCATCTCTCTACCTTCTTTTTTTACTCGCTTCTTTTCACAATCATTTTCCATCAACCTTCAAATCCAACCAAGCACCCATTTGACTTTCAAATTCGGCATTTCTAAATTTAGCCATTCCACTCAGATGAAAGAAAGTTAGTTCGCCAAAAATGATTTTTCCGTCCAAATTGTATAAATCCACACGCACATGAGGAAATTGCGCAGAGAGTATTCTGCTGATTCTCAACATTTCATCAAAGTTCTTGGGCTTTTCTATCACCATTTCCATGTCTTTGTCACACCAAATTTCGATATCAAGAATATCCCAATTTGTATCATAGAAATTTTGTTTATGTTGTCCAAATCGATCGATATCCACTTGAACAAACTTCGGCTCTCCATTAAAACAAAATATTTTGTAGTCCATGGGTGGCTTGCCAGCCGCATCTTGCAAAAATGCCTCGCAAATAATTCTAGGACGAATATCTTTATATACCCACTCTCGGTTATATAGATAATAATTGGTGCGCATCCATCTTCTCATTTCTTTACGGGCTTGTGGCCAATCTATTTCCTTTTTGTCCTTGCAAATGAGATTAAAGCCCGACCCATGCGTTCCTTTAAGCACAAACTTTTTGGGTAACACATCAATCTCGATCTCTTTTACGTCACCATAAACATCAATCAACTCGTTTAGGTATTTGGACCCAATCTTATTTTCTACAAATTCTCTTACCTTATACTTATCAACCGCTATTTTTGCATCCGGATCACGCCAATTCAATTTTAACCATTGCAGCTTGTCATTGTAGTAAAGCGGATTCTCAAGATCAAGGCTTCTTCCTGTCTTTTTTACAAACCATTTTTTTATCCATTTTTCATCATTCTTATATACCCGATAAGGCAATTCCCGCAAATAATCATAACTTATAACGAGCCATTCATTTTTCCTCAATCGCTCTTTCAATGATCTACCCATGTTTCTTTACTCACCCTCCTTGGATCAAAATACCTGCTCGCACAATGCAGCGAAAAACCAACAGTCTTTTTCCTAGGTGAGCATGCTTTTATCCTAGGTTTCATCATCCCCCGATACAAGGCGTCTCATCCATTCAGCATGATCAACATACCATTGAATGGTTTCTTTCATGCCTTGCTCAAAGCTATAGCTAGGTTGCCAGGCCAACTGACTTGCAATTTTACTATTATCGATGGCATATCGTCGATCATGTCCCGGTCGGTCTTCAACAAAGTGAATCAACTCTTCGCTTTTCCCCAAGCCTTCGATAATTAACTTACAGATCTCTATATTTGTTTTTTCATTATTTCCGCCAATATTATAGATCTCCCCCACTTTTCCTTGGTGCAAAACTAGGTCAAGAGCAGAACAATGGTCCCATACATGCAGCCAATCTCTAACCTGCATCCCATCCCCATATAGAGGCATGGCTTCCTCTTTTATGCACTGCTGAATCATGAAGGGAATGAGTTTTTCAGGAAACTGATAAGGCCCATAATTATTGCTGCAACGGGTAATATTCACCGGCATGCCAAAGGTCTTATGGTAGGCACGCACAATCAGATCCGCACTCGCTTTTGATGCCGAATATGGATTGTTGGGCAACAGGGGCATGATTTCAATGAACTTGCCTTTTTCACCTAAGGCACCATACACCTCGTCGGTTGAGACCTGCAAGTACTTGACCCCTTCTTTATATGGCTGGCACTTGTTTTCGCTACTGACTTTCCAATGGTCTTTAGCAACGTCCAGCAAGGTTTGCGTGCCCAAAATATTCGTGGTTAAAAAAACGGTCGGCTCTTCTATGCTTCGATCTACATGGGACTCCGCTGCAAAATTCACCACCCAATCAATGTCATAGGCGTCAAAAATAGCCTCGATTTTTTCTCGATCTCGGATATCGGCCTTAATAAAGCGATAATGCTCGTTCTTCTCCACATCCCGTAAGTTATCCAAGTTGCCGGCATAGGTTAATGCATCGACATTAATTACAAGATAGTCCGAATACGTATTTACCATCATTCTTATAAAATTGCTTCCGATAAAGCCGGCTCCTCCGGCTACCAAAATAGTCTTCATTTCTTCCTCCGCAGCTATAAATAAAACAGGCATAGCCTCTCTATAAAAACTAAGCTATTCACATCTTTATGTAAACCGCATCTTTATTTTACACTAAACTCTCAAAAATTTCCTTTTAAAGTCGCCAAATCGGCTTGTCCGTCACTAAACCTTTATTTAGGCTGATGACCAGCACGCAACAAGTCGTTTACCGTCTTTACTGGATTAAATGTTGATAGGGGTACTTCTACAAAAACAGTATTCCAATTATGCATGGCACCGTTCCACAGGCCCGGGTGTTCTAGGGCTTTAAGTTTGCGACCCTTGTAGGATTTTTCACTAATGAAATATCGATTCTCATTCACATAGTCTAAAAGGTTAAACTTATTGCCTTGGTAGTCCCTCACAAAGCAAACCAGATCTACGGGGTTAAAATATTTCGATTCTCCCAAAATTCTTACATTTTCTTCAAGCCGCAAATCAATCTCAGCTTTTTCACAGATCTGCAAATCCATATAGTCTCCATTGTCCACAAGAAATGGACCGCCCCCTGGTTCACCTTGATTTTTTACCATGCCGCAGATTCTTAAGGGTCGGTTCAAAAATGCAAATGCTGATTCTTTCGTTAAAGGCAGCTTGGTCTCGATCTTCAAAACATCACGAATAAATGTTTCAATTTCACTCAAGTCTGCTGAACCGGATAATAAGACCTTCAAATATCTGTCGATCTGTTTTTTCACTCCCATACCAATGGAGGCCAAGTGTTTTTTTGAATCGATTGTTTCCTGAACATGATCCTTGTGACAAACATTGTCGATATTTTTGATAAAGACAAGGTCTGCATCCAAATCATTAAGATTCTCAATTAAAGCACCATGGCCGCCCGCCCTATACAAGGGCTTGCCATTATCCAATAAAAATGGTTGATTATGCAAATCAACCGCCAGGGTGTCGGTCGATGGATTCTGAAAAGAATAAGTCATCTCAACATGTGGCTTATCTTGAGCAACATAAGTCCTATAGGCCTTGAATAAGTCTTCATGCTCTTTTGAAATGGTAAAATGCAACCGGACCTGGTCCGGCTTTAAATAATGCTCCCCCTCATAAATATGTTCATCAATGGGTGTAAGCGAAGATTTTCCATAGGCATGCATCTGGATCAATGCTTTGGGTAAATTGCCGTAATTGAGCCCGGTCTCTAGCAAAGCCCTAGCAAGATCTATGCGGTGTGAAAGCGGTGACCCCTTGTCTATGTCACCATCCACATAGCTAGTCAGTTGGCCAAAAAAAGCAAAGTTCTCTAACTGATCGAAGAACAGTGAAACCGATTCAGACTCTTTTTCTTCATGAATAAATGCATACAAATCTTGAAACATTCTTGTGGCAGCACCGCTTGCCGGAATAAATTTTACACTGCGCAAATTCAAGTAATCTTCATCTTCATGCCCAGCTGTATACAAATCACAGGCGGCCGCAGCCTTAACAATTTTACTATATTGCCTGCCTTTATTAAACTTTTCTATAAACGTTTCCATCAGTCATTCCCCTTTTTCCAAATTCGAGTATTTAATATTCTAATTATATCATCCAATTCGTCTTAAAAGAAGGCAAACGAATTCAGAATTGCTCTTTAGAATGACTTCTACTATACTTAAAACAACAAAGCAAGTATTTTACTTAATTGAGAAATTTCAGAAGAAGCGATGGAGGAAACAAGGGTGAAGATAAAGAGAAAATTCGTCATTCGTAAGCTGTTGAACAAAGCCTTATCGGCATATTTTCAAAATGCGCCATTTAAGACCTTTCATCTTGGGCTAGGCTTTCGCTATAAGACCGGAAGAAAAATGAATATAAAAAATCCCAAGAAGTATGGTGATAAAATCCAATGGATCAAACTCAACTATAAAAATGAACGCATTACTCAGTGCAACGACAAGGTTGCTGTTCGGGACTATGTCAAAGAAAAGGGCTATGGCCATTTACTAAACGACGTCATCGCCATCTACAAGACGGTTGAAGAGATTGATCTTGATTCATTACCCCCAGCATTCGCCATGCGGGCAAATCATGGTTCCTCTTGGAATATCATTTGCCATGATAAAGATCAACTCGACTGGGAAAATGAGTTTCGAAAAATGGATTTATGGATCCATTCCAATTACTGCACAATGAATTATGAGTGGGGCTACAAAGATATCAAGCCCAAAATTATCTGTGAAAAATATTTAGGTGATCCCCAAGGCAATACACCCAACGATTACAAGTTCTTCTGTTTCGACGGGGAACCTCGTGTAATTGCAGTCGATTATGATCGTTTCAAAAATCATAAAAGAAACATTTATGATGCAGAATGGAATTTCCTCGATTGTCGAATCAATTTTATGAATGACGCAAATCATCCCATAGCAAAGCCGCAAAATTTCGATGAGATGCTGCGTATTTGCAGACACCTATCAGCCGATTTTCCTCATGTCCGAGTCGATTTATATGAAGTCAATGGAAAACTCTATTTTTCGGAGCTCACTTTCTACAATGGAAGCGGCATGAGTCAACTCTTACCCGAATCCTTTGATTTGCAAATGGGAGAATGGATTACCATCATTTAAGAAAAGAAGGGGAAGGTGAAAATGAACAGAAAAGAAGTCTACACCATATCAATTGCCAATTATAAATTCAATAGAATTGTCAATTCCATAGCAGGACTCTTAAAAGAATGGAGTTACAAGTATTCCATTCGGAAGAAAATGGATTTTAAGAAGTTTAAAAGAGATCGTACTTATCATCAAGCCATCACCCGCTATTACAGACAATATGGCCTTAAAAAAGTGGACTGTTATTGGCATGATCTTTGTAAAGACTTTAATGGCCTAGCCAGTGAAAAGTATATACCGGACTATATTTACCACCGCTATATTGAACCTAAATTCAATAAGATTATAATGGCCCATGCCTATTCCGACAAAAACACCTATCAAAGATTCGAAGACCTTGTCAGAATACCCAAAGCACTGATCTATAACATGAATGGCATCTTTTACAATGGCTGTCATCAGGAAATTAGCAGAGCTCAAGCCATTCAAATCATCAAGAATATGGACCAAGACTATCTAATTAAACCCAGCATAGACTCCGGTGGCGGCAAAAACATTGCCCTCCTCTCTAATAAAAATGGAGAGCTCTTTGTCGACCGCCAAAAAAAATCGATTGAAGACCTTCTTAAGCAATACCATATGGATTATTCCATACAAGAAATTTATAAACAGGTCGATTACCTGTCTAGGGTCAATCCCAATGCCATGAACTCAATACGCGTTTATACCATGCGAATGGATGACAAAATTCTTTATATGGATTCTTATATTCGCTTTGGAATAAATGATGCCCTTGTCGATAACACCGTTAGTGGCGGTGTATTCTGTCGCATTGAAAGTGACGGAAACTTATCAAAAGAAGCCTACGATGGCAAATATCGAGCTTATGAAGAACATCCCCAATCAAAAATCAAATTTCAAGCCATTAAAATTACCCAGTTTGATCAGATCAAGGAAAAAGCCCAGCTCATGCATAAAAAGCTTCCTCATTTCAAATTCGTCTCTTGGGATCTTGGCATTGATGAACATGAAGAAATCTGCTTAATTGAAGTGAATTTAAAGCATCAAAATATCATCGCCTTTCAATTGCTTAATGGTCCTGTTTTTGGCGACTATACAGACCAAATTCTAAAAGAAACCTTTCACGCTAAAGCTTGATCACTTCCTGATAATACGCTTTTGCATATCGATACATGTTTAAGGTATACGCTCCAAACGAAAGGCCCAAGGCCTGTTTATACAAGGCCCACAAGGACCATAAAAATCCACCCAATGCCATATAGGCATAAACACGAATGCGCTCATCTTCATTCGGTTCTCTATGAAAGTAGTACTGCATCAAATGCTCCACTTGATCTTTGGAAAAATGACTATAGATTGCAAACATGGACAGATCAATCAAGGGATCACACATTCCTGCATACTCCCAGTCAATTAATGTCATTTTCAAATCATCATCAACCAAAAAATTGTCACAGTTCGCATCGATATGAGCCATTGTCTTTACAAGGGGATATGACTGCAAACGCTCTAGCAGAAGATCCATGTTGGCTCGCACTTTCGAATAATCCTCAAATAAAATGGCATGCCTATCCATACAAAGTTTTTCATAGAATCGAATGCTTTTGCCCATGTCAAAGCTATGGTCCACTTGAATATCACTGGTGTGGAGTTTTTTCAGCATTGCCATGGCTGCCTTCAATTCATCCACATTTTCCGTGTTCAAGGCTCTGGTATTTTCCTCATATTTAGCGATTTTAATGCCTGTCTTTGGATCAAAATGCACAAGGACTTCGGTGAACTGAAGAGGAGCGAGGGCCCGATAAGTGGCATATTCTTCTTGTCTATTAATTAATTGATCTGTTCCCTCACCAGGAATTCTGCAAATATATGACTCTCCACAAACTTCAAACAGAAAAGAACGATTTGTCATGCCTAGCTTCAAAGGGACAATCCCATTAATCTGTCTTTCCTCTACGTTAAATACACGGGCAATAACTTTCATGGTCTCATTTTTTGAATTGACTTGGTAGGTCTTATCAAATACGCGCAGTTCTTCCAGATTTTCAAATTCATAAACGACTTTTCGCGACTGCTGATTAGCAAATATTTCCAATGTATCCAGGTGGTTGCACAGCACGTCTTCCCAATAATAATTCTTTGTTCCAGGACGATGATAAGCCGACTCCAATAAGGGACGTATTTTCTCAGAAAACTCTTTTGAAAAATATACAGGACCATACATATGCCATTCTTGAAAGCCACCAAGCTCGACTCGGCGAATTCGATTTTTATGATCTGTAAACACACACCATTCCTCGGTTTCTGCTTCCGCTTTCACCGTACAGTACCAACTGTCATATTCATAAGCATGAAATAAATTATCCACCATATAATTATCACTAGACAAAACATAGCTATTGGACAACTTGTGTCTGACGCAATATAAAGAAGACAAGTTATTTCTTTGCGCATAATCCTCACAATATACCAATTCAACCCCAAAGAGATCAATCAAATAGTCAAACTTCTCTTTTAAATATCCAACCACAAGGGTAATCTGATAAATGCCCACCTCATGCAATTGTCGGATCTGTCGTTCAATCATCCGCTCACCATGAACACTCAGCA
This genomic window contains:
- a CDS encoding glycosyltransferase family 4 protein — encoded protein: MKVAILLTSVRVGGAEMQVYRILSMLNREKIEVIVISMRPFDEVGALIESLGIQVYYLNMTKGISYFRGTYRLYRILCEFQPDLLSTFLYHANILGRFVGHMAGVPRIISSIRNIHFGGKRREWLVKTTDGLVDLSIMNSRISAERMVKDKLLKPQKAGVIVNGIDPTGFYKRSGESRQVLREKLGLSIDNFVWISIGRFDPQKNFMGLLENFRLVVENQPRARLLLAGDGPLRQLCESYVLEHGLSKYVEFLGIRKDIADLLSLVDGYVLSSLWEGLPNVLMEAACAELPVVAMDVGGVAELIKEEEYGFLVSNSKQLSASMIRMMAVPLELREEMGRKSRQHVVGNYSLSAIVNQWESLYLEE
- a CDS encoding ATP-grasp fold amidoligase family protein, producing the protein MIGKIFKWPSKARMLVNLAFQNPLFRLMSDESYLKIKYRLKVGKKLNLNDPKGFNEKIQWLKIHEHNKLHTQLVDKYEVRSWVADKIGSEYLVPLIGVYEALDQIDFDALPDQYVLKCSHDSGGVFICHSRQSFDTKKVSKKLKRSLKRNYYYGGREWQYKHVQPRLICERLLIEPHTDSVPDYKFMCFNGKVKCSFVCSERKQASGLKVDFFDLDWNRMPFERHYKNSNAIIEKPKNYLAMIRLAEILAEGFRFVRVDFYEVSGRIYFGELTFHPGSGFERFSPEYYDELLGSWIKL
- a CDS encoding glycosyltransferase family 4 protein, with the protein product MKKVLFVATVVKTHIMPFHIPYLEWFKRKGYEVHVCARNDYENREDCVIPYCDHFHEIPFSRSPFKPNNLLSYLKLKRIMDRNDYEIIHCHTPMGGVLGRLAGRKAHRRGTKMVYTAHGFHFFKGAKWINWKLYYPIEKYLAHLTDCLITINQEDYRNAVNRGFKAKKIVYVPGVGVDFNRFTWQTPDKKAGLRRQYGFEDEAFILVYAGEFTYRKHQDLLIKAANELKSQIPKLVILLAGRGQLQSEYEKMIADLGVDDQVKILGFRDDVDKLMLLADVAVSASRQEGLPVNVMEAMATALPLVVTDCRGNRDLVTDGENGYVCDIDDVDCFVTAIENLHASSDLCRQFGLQNLSRVQQYSLAVIVDSMEKVYLDCLMGQDDQGLK
- a CDS encoding ATP-grasp fold amidoligase family protein, coding for MGRSLKERLRKNEWLVISYDYLRELPYRVYKNDEKWIKKWFVKKTGRSLDLENPLYYNDKLQWLKLNWRDPDAKIAVDKYKVREFVENKIGSKYLNELIDVYGDVKEIEIDVLPKKFVLKGTHGSGFNLICKDKKEIDWPQARKEMRRWMRTNYYLYNREWVYKDIRPRIICEAFLQDAAGKPPMDYKIFCFNGEPKFVQVDIDRFGQHKQNFYDTNWDILDIEIWCDKDMEMVIEKPKNFDEMLRISRILSAQFPHVRVDLYNLDGKIIFGELTFFHLSGMAKFRNAEFESQMGAWLDLKVDGK
- the rfbB_1 gene encoding dTDP-glucose 4,6-dehydratase, which gives rise to MKTILVAGGAGFIGSNFIRMMVNTYSDYLVINVDALTYAGNLDNLRDVEKNEHYRFIKADIRDREKIEAIFDAYDIDWVVNFAAESHVDRSIEEPTVFLTTNILGTQTLLDVAKDHWKVSSENKCQPYKEGVKYLQVSTDEVYGALGEKGKFIEIMPLLPNNPYSASKASADLIVRAYHKTFGMPVNITRCSNNYGPYQFPEKLIPFMIQQCIKEEAMPLYGDGMQVRDWLHVWDHCSALDLVLHQGKVGEIYNIGGNNEKTNIEICKLIIEGLGKSEELIHFVEDRPGHDRRYAIDNSKIASQLAWQPSYSFEQGMKETIQWYVDHAEWMRRLVSGDDET
- a CDS encoding DUF4301 family protein; the encoded protein is METFIEKFNKGRQYSKIVKAAAACDLYTAGHEDEDYLNLRSVKFIPASGAATRMFQDLYAFIHEEKESESVSLFFDQLENFAFFGQLTSYVDGDIDKGSPLSHRIDLARALLETGLNYGNLPKALIQMHAYGKSSLTPIDEHIYEGEHYLKPDQVRLHFTISKEHEDLFKAYRTYVAQDKPHVEMTYSFQNPSTDTLAVDLHNQPFLLDNGKPLYRAGGHGALIENLNDLDADLVFIKNIDNVCHKDHVQETIDSKKHLASIGMGVKKQIDRYLKVLLSGSADLSEIETFIRDVLKIETKLPLTKESAFAFLNRPLRICGMVKNQGEPGGGPFLVDNGDYMDLQICEKAEIDLRLEENVRILGESKYFNPVDLVCFVRDYQGNKFNLLDYVNENRYFISEKSYKGRKLKALEHPGLWNGAMHNWNTVFVEVPLSTFNPVKTVNDLLRAGHQPK
- a CDS encoding ATP-grasp fold amidoligase family protein; the encoded protein is MKIKRKFVIRKLLNKALSAYFQNAPFKTFHLGLGFRYKTGRKMNIKNPKKYGDKIQWIKLNYKNERITQCNDKVAVRDYVKEKGYGHLLNDVIAIYKTVEEIDLDSLPPAFAMRANHGSSWNIICHDKDQLDWENEFRKMDLWIHSNYCTMNYEWGYKDIKPKIICEKYLGDPQGNTPNDYKFFCFDGEPRVIAVDYDRFKNHKRNIYDAEWNFLDCRINFMNDANHPIAKPQNFDEMLRICRHLSADFPHVRVDLYEVNGKLYFSELTFYNGSGMSQLLPESFDLQMGEWITII
- a CDS encoding phosphotransferase codes for the protein MEFNHLQFNVLMALRQGTMETLGDIAKECASSLASINQVINDLLKDQMIEKTGAYQLTEKGNQLIQTYGVENAIILAAGFSSRFVPLSYECPKALLSVHGERMIERQIRQLHEVGIYQITLVVGYLKEKFDYLIDLFGVELVYCEDYAQRNNLSSLYCVRHKLSNSYVLSSDNYMVDNLFHAYEYDSWYCTVKAEAETEEWCVFTDHKNRIRRVELGGFQEWHMYGPVYFSKEFSEKIRPLLESAYHRPGTKNYYWEDVLCNHLDTLEIFANQQSRKVVYEFENLEELRVFDKTYQVNSKNETMKVIARVFNVEERQINGIVPLKLGMTNRSFLFEVCGESYICRIPGEGTDQLINRQEEYATYRALAPLQFTEVLVHFDPKTGIKIAKYEENTRALNTENVDELKAAMAMLKKLHTSDIQVDHSFDMGKSIRFYEKLCMDRHAILFEDYSKVRANMDLLLERLQSYPLVKTMAHIDANCDNFLVDDDLKMTLIDWEYAGMCDPLIDLSMFAIYSHFSKDQVEHLMQYYFHREPNEDERIRVYAYMALGGFLWSLWALYKQALGLSFGAYTLNMYRYAKAYYQEVIKL